The region AGCGCAGGCTGGTTGTTCAGAAAGCGGTAGTTGGGTGATATCTCTCCCTTATAGTTGGCCCCGCCGATACCGATCCCTATCTCGGAAGTAGTAACTGGCTTTGGTGCCTGGGCGCTTGCAGCTAGGCCAAAAAAAACACTCCCTATCTGCACGAGTAGACAAATAAGGAGTGCCTGTTTTAAGGTACGTAATGTCATGTATTCTGAGCAAAGTTTAGTTGAACAACGCAGCCGCTGTCCGTTCTATTATCTAAACTTCGGACTTCTAATGCGCGGTGTTAAAATATAGTTAATGGTTAAGCCTGTGGTAATGTACCAATCGTCATCTGATCTTTCGCCTCTCTGCTGGCCGTCTCTGCCGTAGCCTCTTACGATATCGTAAGGTGTACCGCTTGGGTCTGGCAAAGTATTAAAGCCTGAGCCTGCGCTTCTATCAGAAAGTATGGCGGCAGCAGTAGGGTTCTCTCCTCCCCCTGCCAGGATATTGGCTTTAGAGGCATAGCTTGTGCTTACGTCATCCAGGTAATCGGTGAAAGTCTTTCTCCAGCCTATCTCCAGGCTCAGGTCCCAGTATCTGTCAATCTTGTAGCGAACACCCAGACCAAAAGGAATGGCGATCTGCACGCGTTTGTAAGGGTCCGGGTAATCGCCTCCAGAAGCATACTGCCCCTCGGTACCTAAAGGTTGCAATTCATACCAGCCATCTGCAATATCAGCATCGCCAAGGTTGCCTTGGGAACCGCTTTCATAATACGCTTTAGGATTGTGGTGCATAACTGCCACACCCAGGAAACCATACGGCACAAAGTCCGGACGGCGCTGGAAAGTACTGCGGTTTTCGAACAGGTCTACGATAGCTACGGCGCTCAGTTCTTTAATATCGTTTCTGAAAGAGAGATTCCTGCCGAAGCGACCTCTGTTCTCCCCTTCATTCTGTGAAGCGCTCAGGGCATCATCTCCGGTGATACGCCCCCATGTAAAGCCTACGCGGTAAGAGAAGCGCGGCGCGAAACGGTAAGCGTAACTGATGCTTGCACTAGGCCTTGTAGACTTAAAGCGGAAACTCGTAAAGTCTGGCTGCGGCACGATGTCTCCGAAGTAGTTCATGGCCCCTAGAGAAAAGCCTACGGTGCCATACTGCTTACGCTTCGTCCAACGCTGCGCTTCGGCGCCTGGGGCGCAAAGTGTAAGCATAAAACCGAGCGTCAAAACAAGAGTACAAAGTTTCTTCATAATAGAGAAATATATAAAAGGTAGCGTATCAGTAAGCTTGTATTCACCCCAAATTAATAGAAGCCAAAAATAACGAGAATACCGGACTAACAAAATAATATAACAGATATATTTAATATTATTTTATGATGCTATTCCGCTTGTCAAGCCCCCAATTCAGCTTGCTCCGAAGTGTTGATAGAAAGTTAACATGGTGAAGCTTTACCAGCCTGGCCACAAAAGCCTCCCTCCGCACCGCCAACTGCACGTTCATGTCCACTGATGTAGACCTGGAATCCAGCGCAGCCAGATAGCTGCTGCTGCGCCCCTCCACCTCAAACGAGATCACGGTGCGATCAGACACGATCATGGGCCGCACGTTCAGGTTATGCGGACATACGGGCGAAATAACAAAATTGTTGGTCTGCGGTAGCACCAGAGGTCCCCCACAGCTAAGCGAGTACCCCGTGGAACCGGTGGGCGTGGCCACCACCAAGCCATCGCCCCAGTAAGAGTTCAAATATTCACCATCTATATACGTATGCACCACTATCATGGACGAAGTATCGCGCTTTAGTATACTAAACTCATTCAGCCCGAAATTGATGCCGTTAAACACCTCCTGGTCAGAATCCACGCGGATAAGCGCGCGGTCATCCAGGGCATAATGGCCTTTATAGAGCGCGTCTATTGCGATGTTTATACTATCGTAAGGGATGGTGGCCAGAAAGCCGAGGCGGCCGGTGTTGATTCCAAGTATGGGCAGCTGCTGCGCCCCCACATAGGTAACCGTATCCAGCAGGGTGCCGTCGCCGCCAATGCTCAACACCACATCCACCCCCTCCAGCTTATCGCCGCGCCTGAAGGTTTCGATGCCGGTAGGCAGGTTGATGGTATTTTTCAGGTACAGTTCAAAGTGCTCTACCAGGCACAGCTGGGCCTTGCGGCGGTGCAGCTCATCAAAAAGCGCCTGGATAAAGGGGCTGATGTCATCGGTAAAGGGTTTACCAAGTATGGCAATTTTCATAGTAGTCGTGTTAAAAAGGAAACCTTGCGCTAAAGTATAATCCGGTGTCCCCCTCCCGGTTCAGGGTATACTCCAGCCGTAGTACGATGTCGTAAAAGGTCACGGCATGCAACCCCATCCCGCTGCCCAGCAGCAGGCGGTTCGTGAGCGGGTTCTTCTGCCCGAAAACGTCATCCACCACGTACCCGGCGTCAGTAAAAGCATTAAGGTAGAGCGCCAACGGCACACTGTTGAACTTCGGATTATCTATAAATGTAAGCTTTATACTTTTAATATCCAGCAATTTCCGCGTCAGGCCCTGTTTAAAAAGCCCGTAGTGCTGCCCCCCCACCACGTATAGCTCGTAGCCGCGCACGTAGGAGCGGTAGCCCAGCGCAACGTTATCGGCAAAGGCATGCCTGCCGGCCAGCCGCAGCTGCCCCTCCGCCCCCGCCATGTACGTATACTTGCCCGGGAGCGGAAGATACCGCACATACTTGGCCCGGGCCGTGGTATACGGCGAACCAGATTTTTCCAGGAAAAGCGTTTGCCCCAGGGCAGCCTCAAAGTAGCTCCCCGCCGTGGGGTAGGCAAAATTATTGCGCAGGTTGATGACCCTGTACAGCTCCACCCGGGCGTACTGCCGCTCCCGCTGCGCATCCCGGTAGTAATCGGGGTTCAGGAAGGCCACGGAGTCGGAGATGTGCTCGTTGAAGTAGGACAGCCTTAGCCCCGACTGCCGCTGCACGTTCTGCCGGTGCACCAGCGCCGCCGACACCGAGCTGCGCTTGAT is a window of Pontibacter kalidii DNA encoding:
- a CDS encoding NAD kinase, producing the protein MKIAILGKPFTDDISPFIQALFDELHRRKAQLCLVEHFELYLKNTINLPTGIETFRRGDKLEGVDVVLSIGGDGTLLDTVTYVGAQQLPILGINTGRLGFLATIPYDSINIAIDALYKGHYALDDRALIRVDSDQEVFNGINFGLNEFSILKRDTSSMIVVHTYIDGEYLNSYWGDGLVVATPTGSTGYSLSCGGPLVLPQTNNFVISPVCPHNLNVRPMIVSDRTVISFEVEGRSSSYLAALDSRSTSVDMNVQLAVRREAFVARLVKLHHVNFLSTLRSKLNWGLDKRNSIIK
- a CDS encoding DUF6089 family protein; amino-acid sequence: MLTLCAPGAEAQRWTKRKQYGTVGFSLGAMNYFGDIVPQPDFTSFRFKSTRPSASISYAYRFAPRFSYRVGFTWGRITGDDALSASQNEGENRGRFGRNLSFRNDIKELSAVAIVDLFENRSTFQRRPDFVPYGFLGVAVMHHNPKAYYESGSQGNLGDADIADGWYELQPLGTEGQYASGGDYPDPYKRVQIAIPFGLGVRYKIDRYWDLSLEIGWRKTFTDYLDDVSTSYASKANILAGGGENPTAAAILSDRSAGSGFNTLPDPSGTPYDIVRGYGRDGQQRGERSDDDWYITTGLTINYILTPRIRSPKFR
- a CDS encoding BamA/TamA family outer membrane protein — its product is MPLRAFLFILVLFTGAAALANPCTVPAVVVADISLAGNETTKSQVMLRELTFAPGDTILAEELEPLLQENQKRLFNLRLFHHVNYTYTCSEGLVQVTYQVQERFYLYPIPIFDFADRNFNAWLEKKDWSRIDYGLNLIRRNFRGRNEEVRVRVQRGFNKRLELGYRIPYVWRKYNLGADFSVADYRSRTISYTNLNNKQRFFEQENGMPIKRSSVSAALVHRQNVQRQSGLRLSYFNEHISDSVAFLNPDYYRDAQRERQYARVELYRVINLRNNFAYPTAGSYFEAALGQTLFLEKSGSPYTTARAKYVRYLPLPGKYTYMAGAEGQLRLAGRHAFADNVALGYRSYVRGYELYVVGGQHYGLFKQGLTRKLLDIKSIKLTFIDNPKFNSVPLALYLNAFTDAGYVVDDVFGQKNPLTNRLLLGSGMGLHAVTFYDIVLRLEYTLNREGDTGLYFSARFPF